In Desulfobacterales bacterium, one DNA window encodes the following:
- a CDS encoding 4Fe-4S ferredoxin codes for MDAVFKKLAKHLDNLPGGFPATESGVEIRILKRLFTPQEAEVAVNLSMMLEPASAIAERVGLPEAETAQLLADMSKKGLILRSAKGGQTLYMAAQFVVGIWEYHVNDLDEGLIKDFNEYVPHLMNTQLKLKTQQLRVIPVSASVSAEMNIMPYEKAEEIIRAQSKIIVAPCICRKEHKIVGKGCDKPEETCLIFGGGAYFYEENGIGRSITQEEAMAILKSGIEAGLVLQPGNSKKPLNICMCCGCCCQILKNLRSLDEPAKFACTSQCR; via the coding sequence ATGGATGCTGTTTTCAAAAAGCTGGCGAAACATTTGGATAATTTGCCGGGAGGCTTTCCGGCCACAGAATCCGGAGTCGAAATCAGGATTTTAAAACGGCTGTTTACCCCCCAGGAGGCTGAAGTTGCGGTAAATCTTTCAATGATGCTGGAGCCGGCTTCTGCGATTGCCGAGCGGGTCGGCCTGCCGGAGGCGGAAACGGCCCAACTGCTGGCGGACATGTCAAAAAAGGGGCTTATCCTGCGATCTGCTAAAGGCGGGCAAACCCTGTACATGGCCGCCCAGTTTGTTGTCGGGATATGGGAATACCATGTTAATGATTTAGATGAGGGGTTGATCAAGGACTTCAACGAATATGTACCGCATCTGATGAACACCCAGTTAAAATTAAAAACCCAGCAGCTTCGTGTTATTCCTGTTTCTGCAAGTGTGAGTGCGGAGATGAACATCATGCCGTATGAAAAAGCCGAAGAGATTATCCGGGCTCAGTCAAAAATAATCGTAGCGCCCTGCATCTGCAGAAAAGAGCATAAAATAGTTGGAAAAGGGTGCGACAAACCCGAAGAAACCTGCCTGATTTTCGGCGGCGGCGCCTACTTCTACGAGGAAAACGGAATCGGCCGCTCGATAACCCAGGAAGAGGCCATGGCAATCTTAAAATCCGGAATCGAAGCAGGACTTGTTTTGCAACCCGGCAATTCCAAGAAACCGCTCAACATCTGCATGTGCTGCGGGTGCTGCTGCCAGATTTTAAAAAACTTGCGGTCACTGGATGAGCCGGCGAAGTTTGCATGTACCAGTCAATGTCGTTAA
- a CDS encoding acyl-CoA/acyl-ACP dehydrogenase → MMDYLLSGKAKKIRDEIRDFVRWVPREMILDMDNDKIRFPKSFLQEAGRRNLMGCRYPEKWGGRGLDWVTTCMVMEEVGTLGYIFACVFGVGAELVCDAICQHGTDEQKEKYMSPLLRGEIFAAECLTEPRGGSDFFGTSTIAENRGDYFLITGQKRFIVGAEGADYFLVYARTDPSAEPHKALTCFIVDRGPGVEVKYIYGLLGCRGGGAGRLVFKNVKVPKQNIVGRLNGAYDVFNTMMIPERLGTAAMTVGAARPALEIATGYTTRRKAFGKTINQYQGVSFQIAEAAMLLDVSRAMIYTTSRAVDDKIDPGRIRMLVSETKKFVTEACQKVVHNSMQVMGGIGYTNIFPVERIYRDLRLSSIWTGTSEVMAMVIANEWYRQYGQMKKAGLSRDYEKDAGEADAADEKIFE, encoded by the coding sequence ATGATGGATTATCTGTTGTCCGGTAAAGCAAAAAAAATACGTGATGAAATACGTGATTTTGTCCGGTGGGTTCCCCGGGAGATGATTTTGGACATGGACAATGATAAAATACGTTTCCCCAAATCGTTTTTACAGGAAGCCGGCAGGCGCAACCTGATGGGGTGCCGTTATCCCGAAAAATGGGGCGGAAGAGGACTGGACTGGGTTACCACCTGTATGGTAATGGAAGAGGTCGGAACGCTTGGATATATTTTTGCCTGTGTATTTGGGGTTGGGGCGGAGCTGGTTTGCGATGCAATTTGTCAGCACGGTACGGATGAGCAGAAAGAAAAATATATGAGTCCCCTGCTGCGGGGAGAAATTTTTGCAGCCGAATGCCTGACCGAACCCCGCGGTGGCTCTGATTTTTTTGGGACATCGACCATTGCGGAGAATAGGGGCGATTATTTTCTGATTACCGGCCAAAAAAGATTTATTGTCGGAGCTGAAGGTGCGGACTATTTTCTGGTGTATGCCCGCACAGATCCTTCGGCAGAGCCCCATAAGGCGTTGACCTGTTTTATAGTCGACCGAGGTCCGGGAGTTGAAGTCAAATATATTTATGGACTTTTGGGATGTCGGGGCGGGGGTGCCGGACGGCTTGTTTTTAAAAACGTGAAGGTTCCAAAACAGAACATTGTCGGCAGGTTGAATGGCGCCTATGATGTTTTCAATACCATGATGATTCCCGAGCGGCTAGGGACCGCAGCGATGACAGTCGGCGCCGCAAGGCCGGCCTTGGAAATTGCAACCGGCTATACGACCCGAAGAAAGGCTTTTGGCAAAACGATCAATCAGTACCAGGGCGTCAGTTTTCAAATAGCTGAAGCGGCCATGCTGCTGGATGTCTCACGCGCCATGATCTATACGACTTCCCGGGCGGTGGATGACAAAATCGACCCCGGGCGCATCCGCATGTTGGTTTCAGAAACCAAGAAATTCGTAACAGAAGCATGTCAGAAGGTTGTGCATAATTCGATGCAGGTAATGGGCGGCATCGGGTACACCAATATTTTTCCCGTCGAACGCATCTATAGAGATCTGCGGCTGTCCTCTATCTGGACCGGAACAAGTGAGGTGATGGCAATGGTCATCGCAAATGAATGGTATCGGCAATATGGCCAGATGAAAAAGGCCGGCTTATCACGCGATTATGAAAAAGACGCCGGAGAAGCTGATGCTGCTGATGAAAAAATATTTGAATAG
- a CDS encoding KamA family radical SAM protein, which translates to MLVDNEKISSALNFCQSWKEILAKSIVSVDQLEKYFDIDSAGLQNVTSLYPMRINPYFLSLIQKKNDAIWKQAVPDVKEIESDFYSDDPLFEEIQSPVPNLIHRYPGRVLFMVSNQCAMFCRYCMRKRKLGSSQPINSKSINNGIAYIRKNNNINEVILSGGDPLLLDDDVINWILMQLRAIPHIDIIRIHTRTPSSLPQRVTFALVNIIKKYHPVYINTHFNHPTEITGAAAEACIRLADAGIPLGCQTVLLKGVNDNEAVMRELMLKLLRLRVKPYYLHQVDLVKGAAHFRTSVQTGIDILKRLQTDASSLCIPSYMIDLPGGYGKIPLQPEYVKDLKQKVDCP; encoded by the coding sequence ATGTTAGTGGATAATGAAAAAATATCCTCCGCGTTAAATTTTTGTCAAAGCTGGAAGGAAATTCTCGCAAAAAGTATCGTTTCGGTGGATCAGCTTGAAAAATATTTTGATATAGATAGCGCCGGACTTCAGAACGTAACCTCCCTTTATCCCATGCGAATCAACCCCTATTTTTTGTCTTTAATTCAGAAAAAAAATGATGCCATCTGGAAGCAGGCTGTCCCCGATGTAAAAGAAATTGAAAGCGATTTTTATTCCGATGATCCGCTTTTTGAAGAAATCCAGTCACCGGTACCGAACCTGATTCACCGTTATCCCGGCCGGGTCCTTTTTATGGTGTCGAACCAGTGCGCAATGTTTTGTCGCTATTGCATGCGCAAGCGCAAACTCGGGAGTTCTCAGCCCATCAACAGCAAAAGCATCAACAATGGAATCGCATACATCAGAAAAAACAATAATATAAACGAGGTCATACTTTCCGGGGGAGATCCGCTCCTGCTGGACGACGATGTCATAAACTGGATTTTAATGCAGTTGCGGGCCATCCCCCACATTGATATTATTCGCATCCATACCCGGACGCCCTCTTCACTGCCGCAACGGGTGACCTTTGCCCTGGTCAATATCATCAAAAAATATCACCCTGTATACATCAACACCCATTTTAATCATCCGACCGAGATTACGGGTGCTGCGGCGGAGGCCTGCATACGGCTCGCCGATGCAGGGATTCCGTTGGGCTGCCAGACTGTTTTGCTGAAAGGGGTAAACGATAACGAGGCGGTCATGAGGGAGCTGATGCTGAAATTATTAAGATTAAGGGTAAAGCCCTATTACCTACACCAAGTCGATCTTGTTAAGGGGGCTGCTCATTTTCGAACATCAGTTCAAACCGGTATTGATATTTTAAAGCGCCTGCAAACCGATGCATCGAGCCTTTGTATTCCGTCTTATATGATTGACCTGCCCGGGGGGTATGGTAAAATCCCGTTGCAGCCGGAATATGTGAAAGATTTAAAGCAGAAAGTTGATTGCCCATAA